Proteins encoded together in one Mycolicibacter minnesotensis window:
- a CDS encoding 5-oxoprolinase/urea amidolyase family protein — MIGIEVVSPGLFTTVQDWPGRVGYWHVGVPPSGPMDDLSFRVGNQVLGNPEGAAGLECTKAGPALRFSSPAWVCVTGAAVPVSLDGAPVSQWQSVQISAGGLLEIGVIPGPGMRCYVLVEGGIAAPEFLGSAATFTQGMFGGHHGRALRESDRLSAVGRGGAPPKLTRAPGQIQPSIGRRWELAVTEGPHAVPEFMTRADMTTLTTTDYTVHFNSDRTGVRLVGPKPRWARPDGGDAGLHPSNIHDTAYSIGALDFTGDTPILLGPDGPSLGGFVCPVTVVRGDRWKLGQLTPGDTVRLVPIRADYAPSTAALSVQRRAALPVVISRSGDGDGGVLQRYTGRDGTAVTLRRAGDCGVLLEYGPMTLDLALRARVQVLYDQLRERGLPGLAELTPGVRSLQIQFDPDQSSCAEVIDEVAAIDDALPPCDELVVPSRSVHLPLSWDDPATHEAIRRYMYGVRPDAPWCPSNIEFIRRINGLDDIARVHDIVFDAQYLVLGLGDIYLGAPVATPLDPRHRLVTTKYNPARTWTPENAVGIGGAYLCIYGIEGPGGYQFVGRTTQVWNHRHATTGLFDLETPWLLRYFDRISFYPVHADELLELRADMAAGRGRVKITDGVFSLPAYHQLLDGNAESIAGFRRQQTAAFAAERNAWHESGEIACG; from the coding sequence ATGATTGGCATCGAGGTGGTCTCCCCGGGCTTGTTCACCACGGTGCAGGACTGGCCCGGGCGGGTCGGCTACTGGCATGTCGGGGTGCCGCCGTCCGGGCCGATGGATGACCTGTCGTTTCGGGTCGGCAACCAGGTACTGGGAAATCCCGAGGGTGCGGCCGGTTTAGAGTGCACCAAAGCCGGACCTGCCCTGCGCTTTTCGAGCCCGGCCTGGGTCTGCGTCACCGGTGCCGCGGTGCCGGTCAGTCTGGACGGTGCTCCTGTTTCGCAATGGCAGTCGGTGCAGATTTCCGCCGGTGGACTGCTCGAGATCGGGGTGATTCCCGGGCCCGGAATGCGCTGCTACGTGCTGGTCGAGGGTGGCATCGCCGCGCCGGAATTCCTCGGCAGCGCGGCAACATTCACCCAGGGCATGTTCGGTGGCCACCACGGCCGGGCGCTGCGCGAATCGGATCGACTCAGCGCCGTCGGCCGAGGTGGTGCCCCACCGAAGCTCACGCGCGCCCCCGGCCAGATTCAGCCAAGCATCGGGCGGCGCTGGGAGCTCGCGGTGACCGAAGGGCCGCACGCCGTGCCGGAGTTCATGACCCGCGCCGACATGACTACCCTGACCACCACCGACTACACCGTGCACTTCAACTCCGACCGCACCGGTGTGCGGCTCGTCGGACCGAAGCCACGATGGGCCCGTCCCGACGGCGGCGACGCCGGCCTGCACCCGTCCAACATTCACGACACCGCGTACAGCATCGGTGCGCTGGACTTCACCGGTGACACTCCGATCCTGCTCGGTCCCGACGGGCCCAGTCTGGGCGGGTTCGTCTGCCCGGTGACAGTGGTACGTGGCGACCGATGGAAACTGGGCCAGCTCACACCCGGCGACACTGTGCGGCTGGTGCCGATCCGTGCCGACTATGCCCCATCGACGGCAGCGCTGAGTGTGCAACGGCGCGCGGCACTGCCCGTCGTGATCTCCCGCTCCGGCGACGGCGACGGCGGAGTGCTGCAGCGCTACACCGGCCGCGACGGGACGGCCGTTACCCTTCGGCGCGCCGGTGACTGCGGAGTTCTCCTCGAATACGGGCCGATGACACTGGATTTGGCGCTACGGGCGCGGGTACAGGTGCTCTACGACCAACTCCGTGAACGCGGGCTGCCCGGGCTGGCCGAACTGACTCCCGGTGTGCGATCACTACAGATCCAATTCGACCCCGACCAGTCCTCGTGTGCCGAGGTGATCGACGAGGTCGCCGCCATCGACGACGCGCTGCCGCCCTGCGATGAACTGGTGGTGCCGAGCCGCTCGGTGCACCTGCCGCTGAGCTGGGACGACCCCGCGACACACGAGGCCATTCGCCGCTACATGTACGGCGTGCGACCCGATGCGCCGTGGTGCCCGTCGAACATCGAATTCATCCGGCGCATCAACGGACTCGACGACATTGCGCGGGTGCACGACATCGTGTTCGACGCGCAGTACCTGGTGCTCGGCCTAGGTGATATCTACCTCGGCGCACCGGTGGCAACCCCGCTGGATCCCAGACACCGGCTGGTGACCACCAAATACAACCCCGCCCGCACCTGGACCCCGGAGAACGCCGTCGGGATCGGCGGCGCCTACCTATGCATCTACGGTATCGAGGGACCCGGCGGCTACCAGTTCGTCGGGCGCACCACCCAGGTGTGGAACCACCGGCACGCCACCACAGGCCTATTCGATCTTGAAACTCCGTGGCTGCTGCGCTACTTCGACCGCATAAGCTTCTATCCGGTGCACGCCGACGAGCTCCTAGAGCTGCGTGCCGACATGGCGGCCGGGCGTGGCCGGGTGAAGATAACCGACGGTGTGTTCTCGCTGCCGGCCTACCACCAGTTGTTGGACGGCAACGCCGAGAGCATCGCCGGATTCCGTCGGCAACAAACGGCCGCGTTCGCCGCGGAGCGCAATGCGTGGCACGAGTCCGGCGAAATCGCCTGCG
- a CDS encoding urea amidolyase associated protein UAAP2, whose amino-acid sequence MTNQSQLISDEVVAARAPWSAVLRAGDLLQIIDLHGNQAVDCLLYDAADHSRRYSAQATVAAARNIFLSTESVLRSADGTALMTVVADDVGNHDTIAGACSQESNTLRYGHHTAHQHACVENFLAEGARWGLGKRDIVSNINWFMNVPVEADGTLGIVDGLSAPGKSLTLRAETDTLVLVSNCPQVNNPCNGFEPTPVRMVITRT is encoded by the coding sequence ATGACGAACCAATCGCAGCTCATCTCTGACGAGGTGGTGGCGGCCCGGGCGCCCTGGTCGGCAGTGTTGCGCGCCGGCGACCTGCTGCAGATCATCGATCTGCACGGGAACCAGGCTGTGGACTGCCTGCTCTACGACGCCGCCGACCACTCCCGCCGCTACAGTGCCCAGGCCACCGTCGCCGCAGCGCGCAACATCTTCTTGAGCACCGAATCGGTGCTGCGCAGCGCCGACGGCACTGCCCTGATGACCGTGGTCGCCGATGATGTCGGCAACCACGACACCATCGCCGGAGCGTGCTCGCAGGAATCCAACACCCTGCGCTACGGGCACCACACGGCCCACCAGCACGCGTGCGTGGAGAACTTCCTCGCCGAGGGAGCCCGGTGGGGTCTGGGCAAACGCGACATCGTCTCCAACATCAACTGGTTCATGAACGTCCCCGTTGAAGCCGACGGCACGCTGGGCATCGTTGACGGCCTCTCAGCGCCGGGCAAGAGTCTGACCCTGCGCGCGGAGACCGACACACTGGTCCTGGTGTCGAACTGCCCGCAGGTCAACAACCCGTGCAACGGCTTTGAACCGACGCCGGTGCGGATGGTGATCACCCGAACATGA
- a CDS encoding DUF1989 domain-containing protein: MDNARTDSTDGARQHARAQAQHASMRIPAAPDCVDPATMIWAESIPANGYATTVLARGSRIRLIDTEGGACANLLLYRAEAPWERLNVADTMKVPWQAYLGVGTPLLSDQGRVLATVVADSSGRHDMLCGPDATGRQLLLLGAIKHGMGIRDVAPSVSLFRGVRVDPVSGSLEFTGSAGPGAAVDLLIHLPVVLVVANAAHPLDPDPPSTELHVLGWQASEQLADRANWDPEYLRAVQNTESAWAAGSGKHS; encoded by the coding sequence ATGGACAACGCACGCACCGATTCCACCGATGGCGCACGCCAGCATGCCCGCGCTCAGGCGCAGCATGCGTCGATGCGCATACCGGCTGCCCCGGACTGCGTCGACCCGGCGACGATGATCTGGGCCGAGTCGATCCCGGCGAACGGTTACGCCACCACGGTGCTGGCCCGCGGCAGCCGGATCCGGCTAATCGACACCGAGGGCGGCGCGTGCGCGAATCTGCTGCTGTACCGCGCCGAGGCGCCTTGGGAGCGGCTCAACGTCGCCGACACCATGAAGGTGCCGTGGCAGGCCTATCTCGGCGTTGGAACTCCGCTGTTGTCCGATCAGGGGCGGGTGCTGGCGACTGTTGTCGCCGACTCCTCGGGGCGCCACGACATGCTCTGCGGCCCGGACGCCACCGGCCGCCAATTGCTACTGCTGGGCGCGATCAAACACGGTATGGGAATTCGAGACGTGGCGCCGTCGGTTTCACTGTTCCGCGGAGTACGCGTTGACCCCGTCAGCGGCTCATTGGAATTCACCGGGTCTGCGGGGCCCGGCGCCGCGGTCGACCTGCTGATCCACCTTCCGGTGGTGCTGGTGGTCGCCAATGCCGCGCATCCGCTGGATCCCGACCCGCCGTCCACCGAGTTGCACGTGCTCGGTTGGCAGGCCAGCGAGCAGTTGGCCGACCGGGCCAACTGGGACCCGGAATACCTACGCGCGGTGCAGAACACGGAGTCGGCCTGGGCCGCCGGATCGGGGAAACACTCATGA
- a CDS encoding TetR/AcrR family transcriptional regulator produces MQTDRRGRPRLVASSRPGSSARDEILDAAAELFTTVGFAATSTRRIAESVGIRQASLYHHFASKDDILDALLADTVDTSVQLAAELLAEGGPSAPRLHTLVVADTAQLCGGAWNLGTLYLLPELRLERFAAFRRRRGELRSHYQDLSRAVIADHNGVADADDLPFRLVEAVINRRSDDGACPPDYPWTIAEAALRILGYAGDFARMRTLTTERLAPRPDQGAGDSALGELCRQPAVHRRGQ; encoded by the coding sequence GTGCAGACCGATCGACGAGGGCGTCCCCGGCTGGTGGCTTCCAGCAGGCCGGGCAGCAGCGCGCGCGATGAGATCCTCGATGCCGCGGCGGAGTTGTTCACCACCGTCGGCTTCGCCGCAACTTCGACTCGACGCATCGCCGAGAGTGTCGGGATTCGGCAGGCATCGCTGTATCACCACTTCGCCTCCAAGGACGACATCCTCGACGCCCTGCTGGCCGACACCGTGGATACCTCCGTGCAGCTGGCCGCCGAGCTGCTGGCCGAGGGTGGGCCGAGTGCGCCTCGGTTGCACACGCTCGTCGTCGCCGATACCGCGCAATTGTGCGGCGGTGCCTGGAATCTGGGCACCCTGTATCTGCTTCCGGAACTCCGCCTCGAGCGCTTCGCCGCCTTCCGCCGGCGCCGCGGCGAGTTACGCAGCCACTATCAAGACCTCTCACGTGCGGTGATCGCCGACCACAACGGCGTCGCCGACGCCGACGATCTGCCATTCCGGTTGGTGGAGGCGGTGATCAACCGCCGCTCCGACGACGGCGCCTGCCCGCCGGACTATCCGTGGACCATTGCCGAAGCGGCACTGCGCATCCTTGGCTACGCGGGCGACTTTGCCCGGATGCGCACGCTGACCACCGAGCGTTTGGCTCCACGGCCGGACCAGGGAGCAGGCGACTCAGCGCTCGGCGAGCTTTGCCGCCAACCGGCGGTTCACCGGCGCGGGCAATAG
- the coaD gene encoding pantetheine-phosphate adenylyltransferase → MSGAVCPGSFDPVTLGHVDILERAAAQFDEVVAAVLVNPAKKGMFTLDERLEMIAEATAHLPNVRAESGQGLVVDFVRERGLTAIVKGLRTGTDFEYELQMAQMNKHIAGVDTFFVATAPRYSFVSSSLAKEVASMGGDVADLLPAPVNRRLAAKLAER, encoded by the coding sequence ATGAGTGGTGCGGTATGCCCCGGTTCGTTCGACCCGGTGACGTTGGGACACGTCGACATCCTGGAGCGTGCGGCCGCCCAGTTCGACGAAGTGGTGGCCGCCGTGCTGGTCAATCCCGCCAAGAAGGGCATGTTCACCCTCGATGAGCGGCTCGAGATGATCGCCGAAGCCACCGCGCATCTGCCCAACGTGCGCGCGGAGTCGGGTCAGGGGCTGGTGGTCGACTTCGTCCGCGAGCGGGGGCTGACCGCGATCGTCAAGGGCTTGCGTACCGGCACCGACTTCGAGTACGAGCTGCAGATGGCCCAGATGAACAAGCACATCGCCGGCGTCGACACGTTTTTCGTGGCAACCGCGCCGCGGTATTCGTTCGTGTCGTCGTCGTTGGCAAAAGAAGTGGCGTCGATGGGCGGGGATGTTGCCGACCTATTGCCCGCGCCGGTGAACCGCCGGTTGGCGGCAAAGCTCGCCGAGCGCTGA